The Synchiropus splendidus isolate RoL2022-P1 chromosome 1, RoL_Sspl_1.0, whole genome shotgun sequence genome includes a window with the following:
- the arl4d gene encoding ADP-ribosylation factor-like protein 4D, whose translation MGNQLTDMAPNTSFLPNLQTLHVVVVGLDSAGKTSLLYRLKLKDFVETIPTKGFNMEKVKLAVGGSRVINFQVWDVGGQEKLRPLWKSYTRRTDGIVFVVDSTEVERMEEAKVELHKITRTSENQGVPVLILANKQDLDSALALSEVEKLLSVHELSMYTLYHVQSCSAVDGQGVQQGLERLYDMIQKRKKMQKHNRNRKR comes from the coding sequence ATGGGGAATCAGCTGACCGACATGGCTCCCAACACGTCGTTCCTGCCAAATTTGCAGACCCTACACGTCGTGGTGGTGGGGCTGGACTCTGCCGGGAAGACGTCTCTCCTTTACCGACTCAAACTGAAGGACTTTGTGGAGACCATCCCGACAAAAGGTTTCAACATGGAGAAGGTGAAACTAGCCGTGGGAGGCTCACGTGTCATTAACTTTCAAGTGTGGGATGTCGGCGGGCAGGAGAAGCTGCGCCCGCTGTGGAAGTCGTACACCCGCCGCACGGATGGTATCGTGTTTGTTGTGGACTCCACAGAGGTGGAACGCATGGAGGAGGCCAAAGTGGAACTCCACAAGATCACCCGCACCTCTGAGAACCAGGGTGTACCCGTGTTGATCCTGGCCAACAAGCAGGACTTGGACTCTGCCTTGGCGCTCAGCGAGGTGGAGAAGCTTCTGTCTGTTCACGAGCTGAGCATGTACACCTTGTATCACGTGCAAAGTTGCAGTGCCGTGGACGGTCAAGGGGTCCAGCAAGGCCTGGAGAGGCTCTACGACATGAtccagaagagaaagaagatgcaGAAACACAATCGGAACAGAAAAAGATGA
- the tmem106a gene encoding transmembrane protein 106A encodes MGVVAVNSADPDISGLERERSLRQFPQYGSINGHGGDTCPTCCGTGRIPRGHEDQLVAVIPCNDVRLRPRRTKLYVFISMAVCLFLSCLILFFLFPRSVTLTPVSVESVMVYFTDSEMQIDVRNRVTLTNNNFVPVQIVEFNVQGLVQDVLVGKNKICNTTSLHSRSQTSYTYNIGLPITDVGLNTYCKSSDIKIHSLFVQLQLTLNISYLSHTEQLTQETYEYIDCGANSTIPHPVR; translated from the exons ATGGGCGTGGTGGCAGTCAACAGCGCTGATCCTGATATTTCGGGATTGGAGAGGGAAAGGAGTCTGAGGCAGTTTCCACAATATGGAAGCATAAATGGCCACGGAGGGGACACCTGCCCCACTTGTTGTGGCACTGGACGTATACCAAGAG GTCATGAAGACCAGCTTGTTGCCGTGATACCTTGTAACGATGTACGCCTGAGGCCCAGACGCAC AAAGCTCTACGTGTTCATCTCCATGGCCGTGTGTCTGTTTCTCTCGTGcctcatcctcttcttcctcttcccccgGAGTGTGACCCTCACACCTGTGTCTGTGGAGTCAGTCATGGTCTACTTCACTGATTCAGAAATGCAAATTGACGtcagg aaCCGTGTCACCCTCACCAACAACAACTTTGTCCCAGTCCAGATTGTGGAGTTTAACGTTCAAGGTTTGGTCCAAGATGTTTTGGTGGGTAAGAACAAAATTTGCAACACGACGTCCCTCCACTCGCGCTCACAAACATCA TACACCTACAACATTGGGTTGCCGATTACTGATGTAGGACTGAA CACCTACTGCAAGTCATCCGACATCAAAATTCACTCACTCTTCGTGCAGCTGCA GTTGACTTTAAATATCTCCTATCTGTCTCACACGGAGCAGCTGACTCAGGAAACATATGAGTACATCGACTGTGGCGCCAACTCCACCATTCCTCACCCTGTCAGATGA